CACCGAAGCCCGGGAACGATTCAAAGACTTCTGAACGTCATCGATGCCAACAAGAGCATCAGATTGCGCGGAGACGATGGGGGTTTCCATCGAGATATCAACTGATTGTTGAACTTGTGAGGCCACACTTTCAACAGATCGAGGAAACATTGAGGTCCGCGCGCTATAGCTTGATGGCTCGGACGGTAGCAGTTGAGACTCAGGTCGTACAGGGGTATCCAAGAGAAACGGACACTTCCGGCAGCGGCACCAGATCAAGCCGGTGATAGCTTCCAAAACTCTTTGAACTCTTTCCCATGCGCGTCTCCCGCCTGTTGCTGGTGACGCTCCGGGATGTGCCAGCAGAAGCAGAGATTGCCTCACACCAATTGCTCTTACGCGGGGGATACATCCGCAGGATTGGGTCAGGTATCTATGGATACCTTCCGTTGATGTGGAAGGTGATCCAACGGATTACTGCCATTGTTCGAGACGAACTCAACACCGCCGGGGCCCAAGAAACTCTCCTTCCTCAGCTACATCCCGCTGAACTGTGGCAACGCAGTGGCCGATGGCAGGGCTACACCGCCGGAGAGGGGATCATGTTTCACCTTGAAGACCGACAGGGGAGAGAACTGGGACTGGGGCCAACCCACGAAGAAGTCGTGACCAGTCTCGCTGGGGAGCTGTTGCAGTCCTACAAACAGCTGCCGGTGAATCTGTACCAAGTCCAAACCAAATTTCGGGATGAAATTCGCCCCCGTTTTGGGCTCATGCGTGGGCGTGAATTCATCATGAAAGATGCCTACTCGTTTCATGCCAACGAGGCCGATCTCCAGAACACTTATCTGGAGATGGATCAGGCCTATCGACGCATTTTTGAACGCTGTGGCTTGGCAGCGGTTCCCGTTGATGCCGATAGCGGTGCCATCGGAGGCGCTGCGTCTCAAGAGTTCATGGTCACCGCCGATGCAGGCGAAGACCTGATCTTGTTGAGCGACGACGGCACCTATGCCGCCAACCAAGAAAAGGCCATCTCGACTCCTTCCAAGGCGATCCCCCTCGAAGGGGCCTCAATGGAGCTGATCAGCACTCCAGATGAGACCAGCATCGACGTGCTTTGCCGCTCCCATGGCTGGCATCAAAGCCAACTGATCAAAGTTTTACTGTTCATCGCCCGCTTGGACGACGGCGTTGAACAGCCCCTCCTCATCAGCCTGCGAGGGGATCAAGACCTCAACGAGGTGAAACTGATCAATGCGGTGGGGCGCCTATCAGGGCAAGAGGTCTTGGACTGCCGTCCAATCCAGACTGAAGACCTAAACAAACAGGGCATTGACACCATTCCCCTCGGCTTTATCGGACCGGATCTAGACGATGGCGTGCTGCGCTCAGCACGCAGTTGGACGAAACAATTTCTGCGTTGCACCGACAGCACAGCCGCAGCCATGGATCGCATGGTCTGTGGGGCAAATCAACCCGATCAGCACCGCCTCTATGCCACGTGGGCCGATCTCGGTGGAGCACCCAAAAGCCTCGACCTGCGCAAGGCCAGAGCCGGTGAAGCCTGTGTTCACAATCCCGAGGCTCATCTCATCGAGAAGAGAGGCATCGAGGTGGGACACATTTTTCAACTGGGACGAAAGTATTCCGAAGCCATGGACAGCCGCTTCACCAACGAAGCCGGCAAGACCGAACACTTTTGGATGGGCTGCTACGGCATTGGAATTTCACGGCTAGCCCAAGCAGCCGTTGAACAGCACCACGACGACGCTGGCATCTGCTGGCCCGCCGCGATTGCCCCCTATGAAGCGATTGTTGTGGTGGCCAACATGCAGGATCAAACGCAGGCCGAACTGGGCGAGTCTCTTTACAAGCAATTGCTTGCTGCTGGGGTGGATGCTCTATTCGATGACCGCAAGGAACGGGCTGGCGTGAAGTTCAAAGATGCCGATCTCATCGGTATTCCCTGGCGCGTTGTTGTCGGTCGTGATGCAAGCGACGGGGTCGTTGAGCTGGTCGAGCGTGCCAACCGTGCGGTGCAGAAGTTGCCCCATGCAGATGCTCTGAAAGAGCTCCTCCGCACACTGCGCCCTTAAAGTTCGACAACTTTCAACAGTGTCATGCTCTCAGCACTGGCTCGCCTGTTCAAACCCCTGTCGCGGGCAGCTGTCGCCCTGGGATTGGGTCTGTGTTTACTGCTAACCGCTTGCAGTGGCGACCCAGATGCTCGCCTGACAGGCAACTACGCCGATGACACGATCTCGGTGGCCCAGACGATTCTCGAGGTGATCGATATCCCCCAGGACGATCCCAGCCATGCACAAGCGGAGAGCGATGCACGCTCGTTGATTACCGACTACGTGTCGCGTTATCGCCCCCAGCCGCGCGTGAACGGTCTGAGCTCCTTCACAACGATGCAAACGGCCCTTAACTCCCTCGCTGGCCATTACGCCAATTATGCGAATCGCCCCCTGCCAGAGGCTTTACACGATCGTCTGGCCAAGGAATTGAACAAGGCTCAAAAAGCAGTTGTTCGCGGAACCTGATCCCACAAAAGACAACAACTTTTGACGTAGGGACACTGGATCTGAAATACTCGCGGATTGTGCAGATCTGCGGCTTCGGGCCGCCGTGTCCTTGGCCAATGTTGTCGTCATCGGCGCTCAATGGGGTGACGAAGGAAAAGGAAAGATCACTGATCTCCTGAGCCGCTCCGCCGATGTGGTGGTGCGATATCAGGGAGGGGTGAACGCAGGGCACACGATCGTCGTCGACGGACGTGTGCTCAAACTTCATCTCATTCCCTCCGGAATCCTTTACCCAGACACCATCTGTCTGATCGGACCAGGAACGGTGGTGGATCCCAAGGTGATGCTTGGCGAGTTGGACATGCTGCTCGCTAACGACATCGATATTTCAGGGCTTCGACTGGCGTCGTCGGCCCACGTGACCATGCCGTACCACCGCCTGCTTGATCTGGCGATGGAAAAACAGCGCGGCGACCGCCGAATCGGCACCACGGGGCGAGGCATAGGCCCCACCTATGCCGACAAATCACAGCGCAGCGGGATCCGTGTAATTGATCTGCTGGATGAGCAGCGACTCCGCAACCGACTGGAAGGCCCACTCACTGAAAAAAATGAGCTCTTAGAAAAGATCTACGGCATCGAACCCCTCGATGGAGAAGCCGTCATCCAGGAATACCTGGGGTACGGCCAGCGGCTCTCCAAACACGTTGTGGATTGCACGCGCGCCATTCACAGCGCAGCAAAAGCTCGTAAAAATATTTTGTTTGAAGGTGCCCAGGGCACGTTGTTGGACCTCGACCACGGCACATACCCGTACGTCACCTCGTCCAATCCGGTTTCGGGCGGAGCTTGCATTGGAGCGGGCGTCGGCCCCACCCTGATCGACCGTGTCATTGGTGTCGCCAAGGCCTATACGACTCGGGTGGGCGAAGGACCTTTCCCGACTGAACTCAGCGGGAGCCTGAATGACCAGCTCACCGAGCGGGGGGGGGAATTCGGCACCACCACCGGTCGCCGGCGCCGCTGCGGTTGGTTCGATGGTGTCATCGGCCGTTATGCCGTTCAAGTGAACGGTCTCGACTGTCTTGCGATCACCAAGCTCGATGTGCTCGACGAAATGGATGAGATTCAGGTGTGCGTGGCCTATGAACTCGACGGTGAACGAATCGAGTACTTCCCAAGCAGCTCCGATGATTTCGCCCGCTGCAAACCCATTTTTGAAACAATGAAGGGTTGGCAATGCTCCACGGAAGAATGCCGAAAGCTTGAGGATCTGCCGAAAGCGGCGATGGACTACCTGCGCTTTCTCGCTGATCTCATGGAGGTCCCGATCGCCATCGTGTCCCTTGGGGCGAGCCGAGATCAAACGATTGTGGTGGAAGATCCAATCCATGGTCCAAAGCGAGCCCTCCTAAGCGCTTAACGGCCGACCGCCATACTTCGGAGCGACAAGCGCTCTGGTCATGGCCTCCGACGTCCGATTCCCCAAAACTTGCAGTCTTGATGTCGTCGGCATCGGCAATGCCATCGTTGATGTGCTTGTTCAAACCGACGACGCGTTCCTGACGCAGCACAGCCTGCAAAAAGGCGGCATGACGCTCATTGATGAACAACAGGCAGAAGCCCTGTACACCGCCAGTGGCCCTGGACTGGAGACCTCCGGTGGATCGGTCGCCAACACGATGGTGGGAATCGCCCAACTGGGAGGCCGAGCCGGCTTCATCGGACGCGTTAAAGACGATCAACTGGGGGGAATTTTTAGCCACGACATTCGGGCCGTCGGCGCTCGCTTTGACACTCCAGCCGCCACCACTGGTGCCACAACGGCCCGTTGCCTCATCTACGTCACCCCTGATGCAGAGCGGACGATGTGCACCTTCCTTGGAGCCTCAACCCAGCTCGAACCGAACGATCTCGATCTCTCGATGGTGAGCGACACCAAAGTCCTCTACCTCGAGGGTTATCTCTGGGATAGTCCCGCAGCGAAGCGCGCCTTTATCGCAGCAGCAGAGGCATGCCGTGCTGCGAATGGACAGGTGGCCTTGTCCCTCTCCGATGGCTTTTGCGTGGATCGTCACCGTGACAGCTTTCTCGACCTCGTAAATGGTCATGTCGATGTTCTGTTCGCGAACGAAGTTGAAATCAAGTCGCTGTATCAAACCGACGACTTCGATGCAGCCCTCGAGAGCGTGCGCGGCAGTTGCAGCGTGATCGCGATCACCCGCGGCAGTCAGGGTTCTGTCGTCATGAGCGGCGACCAACGCTGGGACATTGGAATCGTGGGTCTCGGAGAGCTCATCGACACCACCGGTGCCGGAGACCTCTATGCCGGTGGCTTCCTGCACGGCTACACCCAAGGGGAGTCCCTGGAGCGCTGCGGCAAGCTCGGCGCTATTTGCGCGGGGCAGATCGTGACGCAATTGGGAGCTCGCCCTCAGGTTTCGCTCCAAGAGCTAGTTAGCACCCATCTGAGCTGAGAAGCTCCATCGCCCAGCGTCCATAGGCCGGTGAAGCCGTCGCCGGCCAACACAACCACTCGGGGGTGTCGTAGCTGTGCAACTCCCCAAGCACTTGCTGAAGCCTCTCGAGGCAATCAGCCGTGGTTTTCATCAGAAGTTGCACCTCACCATCCATCTGGATCTCGCCCTCCCAGTGATAGAGAGCTTGGGTGGTTTGCAGGCTCACACAGGCCACAAGCCGACGTTCGAGAAGCGAACGGGCTAGTGCTTTAGCTCGCTGGGCATCACCCTCCGTGGTGAGCACCAACATCAAAGAATTCGACTCAGCCATGGTCGACCCATTTCAGAAAGGCGGCTTCTCCAACAACAGTGTCCACACCTGATGGTGGAGGTGGTCGCCTGAGCAGCAACAAGGTCAACCGCTGCTCTTCCGCAATCCGACGCCATAGACGTTCTGTCATGCCACCGGACTGACGGCAGACCACTGCTGTAATTCCCCAGCGCCGGCACAACGCCCGCTCAACTTGACCAGGTGGTTCCCCCTGCGACGGTCGCACCACCGCCAGGTGATCAGGGGGCAATCCAGCAGCCAAAGCCGAACGCAAACCCAACCGCGTGGGCATGGCACGGGCAAACAGATCACCCCCTGCCAAGCGAGCAGAAGCCGCGATCTCAGCCAGATGACGTCCACCAACGGCTAACAACAGTCGCTGCCCTGAGAGGGCCATCCTCGATAAATCTGCACCGGTTTGGAGCAGATGGGTCGCAGCATGGCCCTCCTCCCACGGGCGCTCAAACCGCAACAGCGGTTGCTGCGCGGCTAAGCACGCCTCAACCAAGTCTTGGCTGATCTTGGTTGCGAATGGGTGGGTGGCATCGACCACCCAGTGAAGCGTTGCTTGACGCTTCAGTTCTTCCGCGATTCCCCGCACACCCCCGAGGGCACCAATGGCCATGCTCTCCACCGCCAACCCCCTGTAAGCCTCCGCTGCCGCAGGACTCACAACACTCACCCTCACCCGCCAATTGCGCTGAAGCAGAGCACTGGTTAGGCGTGGACCATCGCCGGTTCCGGCCAGCAACCAGACACGAGGCTGGTCAAGAGGAGGGTCGTGCATCAGGATGTGCGCCGAAGACAGAAGCAGCCATGAACCATTGCGTGCTCGAGGTCGAGGTGATCGACGCGCCGACGGTTCGATACACCCAAGACAATCAGACCCCCATTGCCGAGATGTCGGTGCGATTCGATCCTCTGCGCGATGGAGATCCTCCAAGCGAATTGAAGGTGGTGGGCTGGGGCAACCTGGCCCAGGAGTTGCAAAATCGCGTTCAAGTGGGCCAACGGCTTTTGATTGAAGGGCGTCTGCGCATGAACACCGTTCCGCGCGGCGATGGCATGAAGGAAAAACGTGCCGAGTTCACTCTGGCCCGCCTACATCCGGTCGGTGCGTCCCCCACCACTTCATCAACGGCCACGTCATCAACAGTCAATTCATCAACCCAAGGATCGCCGACGCCCAGTGGTTCGGCCCGGCCTGAGCGTCCGACCCCCACCAAAGCTGCGCCCGCTGCCACTCCACAACGGAGCGAACCTGAACCAACGAGCTGGAATGCGGCTCCGCTTGTGCCCGATACGGACGACATTCCCTTCTAAAGCCCTTCAGCGACTGGCGTCTTCATGAAGTTCCGTGGCTCGAATAATCATTTGTCCCAACTCCCGTTCCAGAGCGGCTAAATCAAGTCGTAGATCAGGCCAACGGCCACCATCAATTTGTTGCAGCAACCAACTGCGATCCCCATCCAATTGTTGGAGGAGTTCCTGTATCTCAGATGACGGGGACTGGGACACGGATACGGAGTCTTTGATGAGGTCCCATCCTGGTCGCCAGCCAGTCACAATGGCGACCACCCAGTGGCATCCATGAAGGATTACTTCTCCCCAGGCAGCTTGATTACGGTCGCCGGTGGTGCGCTCACAGTGGTTGGTGCCATCGCTTACACGACAGGCAGCGCCAATCTCAGCCTGCCGACGATTTTCTATGGAATTCCAATTTTGCTTGGGGGATTGGCGCTGAAATCTTCCGAATTACCCCCAGCCATGAGGATCACCCCGGTGGAAACCCTCCGGAGTCAGCGAGAGGCAGCCGATCCAGAACTTGGAAAATTAGTTAACGACGTCACACGGTGGCGCTACGGGCAAAAAGCACATCTCGAATCATCCCTGGAGGCCCTCAAGCTGTGGGACGACGACAACCCCCCTCAACTTGAGGAGATTGAAGAACTCGACACCCAAGACGGGTACGGCCTTCGGATGCGCTTTCAGTTGGGAGCGGTTTCCCTTGAACGCTGGACTGAACGGGAGGCGCGATTGGGCCGTTTCTTCGCAAAAGGACTGCGGGCTGAAATCAAAGATCTCGGGGGTGACCAATTAGATCTCTTGCTATTGCCTGTTCAGGCCACCTAGTTGATGAATGATCTAAGCCATACCGCAAATGACGCCCTACGCGTTTCTGTGCTGAGTGAGGCCCTGCCCTACATCCAGCGCTTCGCAGGACGTCGGATTGTGATCAAGTACGGCGGTGCTGCCATGGCCCACGCCGAACTAAGGGCTGCTGTTTTTCGCGACATCGCTCTTCTCGCTTGTGTCGGCGTTCAACCAGTCGTGGTTCATGGTGGTGGACCGGAAATTAATCAATGGCTGAAACGGCTTCAAATCCCGGCAGAATTTCGAGACGGCTTACGCGTCACAGATGCCGACACCATGGATGTGGTGGAGATGGTGTTAGTGGGTCGCGTGAATAAGCAAATCGTGAATGGGTTGAACCAATTGGGCGCGCGGGCCGTAGGCCTCAGTGGGAGCGATGGTGGCTTGGTGGAAGCCCGTCCATGGGGTGACGGCAGCCATGGGCTGGTGGGAGATGTCGCCCGTATCAACCCAGATGTTCTGGAGCCATTGCTCAACAAGGGGTACGTACCCGTGATTTCAAGTGTTGCAGCAACGCCTAGCGATGGCCGAGCCCACAACATCAATGCCGACACGGTGGCGGGAGAACTAGCCGCATCACTCCAAGCAGAAAAATTGATCCTGCTCACCGACACCCCTGGAATTCTTCGGGATCGGAATGATCCTGAATCGTTAATTCGCAAGCTCCGTTTGTCGGAAGCGCGTCAGCTCATCGAAGACGAGGTGGTTGCAGGAGGGATGACACCAAAGACAGAGTGCTGCATTCGGGCCTTAGCCCAAGGGGTCGCTGCCGCCCACATCCTGGATGGACGTGTTCCCCATGCCCTGTTGCTGGAAGTGTTTACCGATGCGGGGATCGGAACCATGGTTGTGGGCCGCGAAAACCATTCCAGCGAGGCAGACAATTAGTCAGCCTTGAGCGAACAACAGCAGCTAAGCGTCAGCGTCACGGTTCTGCTTTTGCTCAACCTGCTCCGAACTGATCGTGTTGCCTTCACCGCTTCGAGCGCAGCCACCGGCCACGGCCATGTTGGAAAACGCGGCAAGCACCATCAGAGCAATCACAACGGTGCCGCCAAAAAAGGCGATGTTTGGATGACGCTTCATCGAGTTAAGCCATTCACGATTGAAAAGCTATCGAGATCTGAGCTTCCACCGTGGGCATCCACTGGCCTCTGGGCCAAAGGTGGCAGCTTCCCGTGAGGTGGTCGATCGCGATCTTTGACACAACCCAACTCCTCCATGCCAAACCAAGCGGTCCATAAACTGCTCTAAAAGCTGACTTAGAGGCGATGCTCGCCGACCGAGAAAGTCACGGGGGCTGCTACCTGCGGAACAAAGCGTGACGAGTGAACGACCGCCCCTCAATCTCCGTGCCATTGATGCCCACTTGGAGCGTGGGGACTATGGCCAAGCCCTAGAGCTGCTCACCCCCCTGGCTGACATGCACCCGATCTCAACACCAGAGGGGTCACAGGTGCGTTTCCTAATGATCACCTCCTGGATGGGTCAAGGCCAAGATGAACAGGCCTTGACCATGGCCCGCGCTTTGAGCCGAAGCGGGGATGTGGACAAGCGTCAACAGGGCAAACAGCTGGTCGCCATTCTCGATGCCCCCAGCCTCGAGCGTCCCGACAGCTGGACCATGCGACTGCCTGCGATTGAGGTCACCGCAACAGGTGGATCTTCTCCAGCCGTCAGTAGCCAACGCCGCTCCAGAAAACCCAAACCTCCACCGCCACCACCAACCGGTCCCACACGGGCTCCAGCCGTTGGATTTGCCGTTGTCGTCATCGCCGTGCTGGCCGGCCTCACCCTTTTACTGAGCGGATGCGTTCGGATTGATGCCGATGTGGAACTCACCGGGCCAGACCGCATGGAACTCATTTGGCAGGTGCAGAGCATCAACGACCAGCCGATGCCGTGGCAGACAAAATTTGAACAAAATTTGAAACGCGAGTTACCTCGACTCCATATCGAGCATCCAAGTCCCGGCCGTCAACGCATCACCCCTGGAGTTCAATCGTCACGCGACTTGAACCTGCTGTTGCAAACCATGGTGACCCTGGCTGGACGGAGCGCTGGGGTTGAGCCGCTACCGCCGCCGGAGTTCAACCTCGTGGAACGCAATTGGCTGGTCGGAGTCGAACAACACCTTCGCCTCAATCTCGATCTCCGTCATCTCCCCGACATCCCAGGGCTAGAGGTCAATCTGCGGCTCGACCATGGCCAGCTTCAGCACACCATCCACAGCGGTGAGCAAGTCGAGCTCGAACAATCCAGCTGGCGGTGGAGCCCCCTTGGTCTCGGCAGCTTGTTGATTCTGGTGTTGATGGGCTGCAGCCTTCTCTTGCAAGGTGTTCGCCGCAAGTTGGGTTTCGGATTTCCCGAACTTCCCGCCTAATCAAAGCTGCTGTGGATCCGGGTCGACAGAGAGTGCAACGCCGCGGGGCAATGCCTCCCAAAGAGCCTGACCCGGCGGGAGAGGTAGGGCAGAGCCCACCGGACCATGCAAAAGAAGTTGCCAACGGCTTCGACCAGCGACTCGCGCGACCGGTGCAGGCGCAGGCCCCAACAACCACCAATTTTGCTTTTGACAGAGGGGCTTCAGCCGTTCCGCAAGAACCGATGCAGCTGTGGCTGTCGCACTGGCTGATTCTCCAGACAAGCGCAACAGACAAGCGCGACTAAAGGGGACCAGGCCCGCCTCGCGGCGCAGCTCAATCTCTTGAGCCAAAAACAGTTCATATCGGCCATCCACCAGGTGTTGAATCACCGGATGCTCCGGGGAGTAGGTCTGCACCAACACCTGCCCTGGCTTCTCCCCTCGGCCGGCACGGCCTGCTAACTGAAGAAGCAGTTGAAGGGCCTGTTCTCCAGCACGAAGATCGGGACGATGCAGCAGTCCATCGGCAGCCAAAACGGCCGCCAAGGTGACCCGAGGCAAGTCCATACCCTTGGCGAGCATCTGCGTTCCAATCAGCACATCCGCCTCGCCAGACGCAAAACGATCCAACAAGCGGCGATGTCCATCGCGCCCACCGGTGGAATCACGATCGAACCTCAGTAATCGCAGGCCTTCAAGCTCTTCAGCAAGGAGCTCCAACACCCGCTGCGTCCCAGCACCGAACGGCTTGAATGCTGTTGATCCGCAGTGGCTGCAACGGGTCTCCATCGATTCACGGTGATCACACCAATGGCATCGCAGCCACTGCTTTCCCCCCTGACCTCGGTGGACCGTTAAGGCCACGTCGCAGTGGGGACACTGAACCACTTCTCCACAACTGCGACAGCCAAGGAACGGGCTGTAGCCCCGTCGCGGAACGAGCACCACGGCCTGCTCACCCTGCTCAGGAAGCGCCGCCAGACGCTCCATCAAAGGGCGACTCACCAATCGCTTATGACCATCGGCCAGTTCATGGCGCATATCGACCACATGCACCGGGGGTAGATCCTGCTTTGAAATTCGTTCCTTGAGTCGCGCGAGGCGTAAGGGCCCGCCGGGCTGACAGCTCAACCAACTCTCGACAGAAGGGGTTGCACTCCCCAACACCAACCGTGCGCCATGCCGAACAACCCGGTCCATGGCCAAGTCACGGGCGTGATAACAGGGCATCGGTGATTCCTGCTTGTAGGAACTGTCGTGCTCTTCATCGAGGACCACGAGCCCGAGGGGGGCTAGTGGCATGAAGATGGCAGAACGGGTCCCCACCACGACGAGGGGTTGATCCGGATCCAGACAACGGCGCCACCCGCGCACCTTTTCACTGTCACGACATCCGCTGTGATATTCCACAACCCTGGACCCAAACCGACGGCGGCAACGGTCGACCAATTGGGGGATGAGGCCAATCTCGGGGGTGAGCAGCAATACGTGCCTGCCCTTGGCCAGTTCATCGGCAGCCAGCTGCAGATAGACCTCGGTTTTGCCTGAGCCCGTTACACCCCAAAGCAATAAGCCAGCCCCCTTTGGCAAAGCCTGATAAACCTCAATCGCGTCTGCCTGCTCCGGCTTGAGGGATTGCGGCAGCTCCAGCGGATCCGAGCTTCGCGCTACTTCACCATTCCAACGTCGCTGCGTCCGCTCAACCCGACCGTTCCGCTCGAGAGGGCGGAGCAACCCAGCCCCGAATCCAGCAGCTTCAAGATCTTTCTGCCAAGCACCTCCACCACCCTCAGACAACCAATCCAAAAGCTCTTGCTGCCGGGGCGTGGGCTGATGTTCAACATCGGTCGACTCAAGACACTGCACCCACCACAACTGTCGAGCCCCTGCGAGTCCAACACTGCGCGCTTGCCCTAGCCACCCAGACGGGAGAGCCGCTTTCAGCATGCGAAAGGAACTGAGATGACACCGCAACGCCACCTGCTCCAGCCAGCGACTCCAAGAGGGGTCAACCGCAGCCTTTTGAAGCAAGGCTTCCACGGGCTGCAAACCCTCGATGGAAGAGGAGTCCAACGCACGCTCGGAGACGACCAATCCATTCATCGACCGCCCACGCAGGCGGACGCGAACAAGATCACCGGATTGAAGCCCTAGCTCTGTGCTCGCGAGATAGCTAAACGAACGCCCTTCTCGACCAGCCTCCAACCAAACGTCAACCAGCCTCTGGGGTTGCAAAGGCAACTTGCAAACTTCGAAAGACTTCATTAAAATATTGAGGTTGGCCATGGAAGCCAACGCTGCGCTCGATCCAGCGGGAAGACATGAAGTCTTGGAATTAGAGCATCGCTCTAAACCTCAAGACCAGTCTGAGACCACCCCGGACAGCTCAGCACAAATGTGTGTACCACTCGCTTGGCGATCACACCAAACACCATCTCATTTACTCCCGTTAATCCTCCAAATAATCGGAGCGTTGACGGTCTTCCGATTGGCTTACCCCCCACTTTCGTAGAAGACCGCTACCAAAGCGGTATCAAGACACGTCCCTGTCGCTTCCTTACCCGCACTCACTACACCTATGACTCCTGCTGCCACCAAATCCGCGAAACCGGACATCGTTCTATTGGCGAACGCCGAAGGACAGGTGAAGAATGTGGTGCCGACTGCCAAGGGCGCAACAAAAAAAGCTCCGGCACGGAAACGGAAGGCAAGCTCAAGCGCTGAGGATTTGAATGCGGCAGCAGACGAACTTCTTGCCAAGGCAGACGGCAGCACCAAGACATCAGAAGGGAAAACAAAAAAAGCAGCAACAAAGGCGACGTCAGTGAAAAGCGCGGCCAAGAAAACAACAGCCAAG
The DNA window shown above is from Synechococcus sp. CC9902 and carries:
- the argB gene encoding acetylglutamate kinase, whose amino-acid sequence is MNDLSHTANDALRVSVLSEALPYIQRFAGRRIVIKYGGAAMAHAELRAAVFRDIALLACVGVQPVVVHGGGPEINQWLKRLQIPAEFRDGLRVTDADTMDVVEMVLVGRVNKQIVNGLNQLGARAVGLSGSDGGLVEARPWGDGSHGLVGDVARINPDVLEPLLNKGYVPVISSVAATPSDGRAHNINADTVAGELAASLQAEKLILLTDTPGILRDRNDPESLIRKLRLSEARQLIEDEVVAGGMTPKTECCIRALAQGVAAAHILDGRVPHALLLEVFTDAGIGTMVVGRENHSSEADN
- a CDS encoding DUF2854 domain-containing protein translates to MKDYFSPGSLITVAGGALTVVGAIAYTTGSANLSLPTIFYGIPILLGGLALKSSELPPAMRITPVETLRSQREAADPELGKLVNDVTRWRYGQKAHLESSLEALKLWDDDNPPQLEEIEELDTQDGYGLRMRFQLGAVSLERWTEREARLGRFFAKGLRAEIKDLGGDQLDLLLLPVQAT
- a CDS encoding single-stranded DNA-binding protein, whose translation is MNHCVLEVEVIDAPTVRYTQDNQTPIAEMSVRFDPLRDGDPPSELKVVGWGNLAQELQNRVQVGQRLLIEGRLRMNTVPRGDGMKEKRAEFTLARLHPVGASPTTSSTATSSTVNSSTQGSPTPSGSARPERPTPTKAAPAATPQRSEPEPTSWNAAPLVPDTDDIPF
- a CDS encoding adenylosuccinate synthase; translation: MSLANVVVIGAQWGDEGKGKITDLLSRSADVVVRYQGGVNAGHTIVVDGRVLKLHLIPSGILYPDTICLIGPGTVVDPKVMLGELDMLLANDIDISGLRLASSAHVTMPYHRLLDLAMEKQRGDRRIGTTGRGIGPTYADKSQRSGIRVIDLLDEQRLRNRLEGPLTEKNELLEKIYGIEPLDGEAVIQEYLGYGQRLSKHVVDCTRAIHSAAKARKNILFEGAQGTLLDLDHGTYPYVTSSNPVSGGACIGAGVGPTLIDRVIGVAKAYTTRVGEGPFPTELSGSLNDQLTERGGEFGTTTGRRRRCGWFDGVIGRYAVQVNGLDCLAITKLDVLDEMDEIQVCVAYELDGERIEYFPSSSDDFARCKPIFETMKGWQCSTEECRKLEDLPKAAMDYLRFLADLMEVPIAIVSLGASRDQTIVVEDPIHGPKRALLSA
- the psb27 gene encoding photosystem II protein Psb27, with product MLSALARLFKPLSRAAVALGLGLCLLLTACSGDPDARLTGNYADDTISVAQTILEVIDIPQDDPSHAQAESDARSLITDYVSRYRPQPRVNGLSSFTTMQTALNSLAGHYANYANRPLPEALHDRLAKELNKAQKAVVRGT
- a CDS encoding adenosine kinase, producing MASDVRFPKTCSLDVVGIGNAIVDVLVQTDDAFLTQHSLQKGGMTLIDEQQAEALYTASGPGLETSGGSVANTMVGIAQLGGRAGFIGRVKDDQLGGIFSHDIRAVGARFDTPAATTGATTARCLIYVTPDAERTMCTFLGASTQLEPNDLDLSMVSDTKVLYLEGYLWDSPAAKRAFIAAAEACRAANGQVALSLSDGFCVDRHRDSFLDLVNGHVDVLFANEVEIKSLYQTDDFDAALESVRGSCSVIAITRGSQGSVVMSGDQRWDIGIVGLGELIDTTGAGDLYAGGFLHGYTQGESLERCGKLGAICAGQIVTQLGARPQVSLQELVSTHLS
- the cutA gene encoding divalent-cation tolerance protein CutA produces the protein MAESNSLMLVLTTEGDAQRAKALARSLLERRLVACVSLQTTQALYHWEGEIQMDGEVQLLMKTTADCLERLQQVLGELHSYDTPEWLCWPATASPAYGRWAMELLSSDGC
- a CDS encoding proline--tRNA ligase; this translates as MRVSRLLLVTLRDVPAEAEIASHQLLLRGGYIRRIGSGIYGYLPLMWKVIQRITAIVRDELNTAGAQETLLPQLHPAELWQRSGRWQGYTAGEGIMFHLEDRQGRELGLGPTHEEVVTSLAGELLQSYKQLPVNLYQVQTKFRDEIRPRFGLMRGREFIMKDAYSFHANEADLQNTYLEMDQAYRRIFERCGLAAVPVDADSGAIGGAASQEFMVTADAGEDLILLSDDGTYAANQEKAISTPSKAIPLEGASMELISTPDETSIDVLCRSHGWHQSQLIKVLLFIARLDDGVEQPLLISLRGDQDLNEVKLINAVGRLSGQEVLDCRPIQTEDLNKQGIDTIPLGFIGPDLDDGVLRSARSWTKQFLRCTDSTAAAMDRMVCGANQPDQHRLYATWADLGGAPKSLDLRKARAGEACVHNPEAHLIEKRGIEVGHIFQLGRKYSEAMDSRFTNEAGKTEHFWMGCYGIGISRLAQAAVEQHHDDAGICWPAAIAPYEAIVVVANMQDQTQAELGESLYKQLLAAGVDALFDDRKERAGVKFKDADLIGIPWRVVVGRDASDGVVELVERANRAVQKLPHADALKELLRTLRP
- a CDS encoding precorrin-6A/cobalt-precorrin-6A reductase, producing MHDPPLDQPRVWLLAGTGDGPRLTSALLQRNWRVRVSVVSPAAAEAYRGLAVESMAIGALGGVRGIAEELKRQATLHWVVDATHPFATKISQDLVEACLAAQQPLLRFERPWEEGHAATHLLQTGADLSRMALSGQRLLLAVGGRHLAEIAASARLAGGDLFARAMPTRLGLRSALAAGLPPDHLAVVRPSQGEPPGQVERALCRRWGITAVVCRQSGGMTERLWRRIAEEQRLTLLLLRRPPPPSGVDTVVGEAAFLKWVDHG